In one uncultured Devosia sp. genomic region, the following are encoded:
- a CDS encoding SDR family NAD(P)-dependent oxidoreductase, which translates to MYSLLDPSRFTVFITGATSGFGAAAARRYVAAGGKVIATGRREERLVELQKELGAENCHIASLDVQDRKATDAVIAALPAPFANINIVLANAGLALGLQPAAETDITDWETMIATNVTGLAYTVRALLPGMIARGGGHIVTLGSVAGDYPYPGGSVYGATKAFVKQLALNLRSDVQGKNIRVTNIEPGLTETEFSLVRFKGDEGKASKPYEGTKAMNADDIAETIFWSTSLPEHVNVNRLQVMATTQAFGPFDIYRG; encoded by the coding sequence ATGTATTCGCTGCTCGACCCCAGCCGCTTCACCGTCTTCATCACCGGCGCAACCTCGGGCTTTGGTGCCGCTGCCGCGCGCCGCTATGTCGCTGCCGGCGGCAAGGTGATCGCGACCGGCCGTCGCGAGGAGCGGCTGGTCGAGTTGCAGAAGGAACTGGGTGCCGAAAACTGCCACATCGCCAGCCTCGATGTGCAGGATCGCAAGGCCACTGACGCCGTGATCGCAGCCCTGCCCGCGCCCTTTGCCAATATCAATATCGTGCTCGCCAATGCCGGCCTGGCGCTGGGCCTGCAGCCCGCAGCCGAAACCGACATCACCGACTGGGAAACCATGATCGCCACCAATGTGACGGGGCTTGCCTATACCGTCCGCGCCCTCCTGCCCGGCATGATCGCTCGCGGCGGCGGCCATATCGTCACTCTCGGCTCGGTGGCGGGCGACTACCCCTATCCCGGCGGCTCGGTCTATGGCGCCACCAAGGCCTTCGTAAAGCAGCTGGCGCTCAACCTGCGTTCCGACGTGCAGGGCAAGAATATCCGCGTCACCAATATCGAGCCCGGCCTGACCGAGACCGAATTCTCTCTCGTCCGCTTCAAGGGCGACGAAGGCAAGGCCTCGAAGCCCTATGAAGGCACCAAGGCAATGAATGCCGATGACATTGCCGAAACCATCTTCTGGTCCACCTCCCTGCCCGAGCATGTCAACGTCAACCGCCTGCAGGTCATGGCGACGACCCAGGCCTTCGGTCCCTTCGACATTTATCGGGGATAG
- a CDS encoding efflux RND transporter periplasmic adaptor subunit, giving the protein MTLIVLVGAGGAGWWYFMVQPEAATVPNTVAVERGDIEQTVLASGVLEANSLVAVGAEVSGRIKAVHVKLGQDVKAGDLLVELDSLDQENAIKTAQAVLKGIEAQKRNQQAVWAQAEAALTRSQALSTNSLISQTDLETAQAAVDAAAAQIDQLDAQITQSELSVESAELNLSRTKITAPSDGTVVALLVEAGQTVSANQTVPTIVKLANLDTMVIKAEISEADVVRVAAGQRVYFTILGEPDVKIDATLREVEPAPTSISSDDTTTDDAIYYNGLFDVPNPDHKLRISMTAQVTIVLDEVTDALVLSSSLVTNTDPDGNAMVMVYDPQTERSEPRRVEVGLNNNVLAEVISGLEEGDQVISGGSSTVRTASQQGGGAGMGMGMMGGPPR; this is encoded by the coding sequence TTGACGCTGATTGTGCTGGTGGGCGCCGGTGGTGCCGGCTGGTGGTATTTCATGGTGCAGCCGGAAGCGGCGACCGTGCCCAATACGGTCGCGGTCGAACGCGGCGACATCGAGCAGACGGTGCTGGCATCGGGCGTGCTGGAAGCCAATTCGCTGGTGGCCGTCGGCGCGGAAGTGTCGGGCCGCATCAAGGCCGTGCATGTCAAGCTGGGCCAGGACGTCAAGGCGGGCGACCTGCTCGTCGAACTGGATAGTCTCGACCAGGAGAATGCGATCAAGACGGCGCAAGCCGTGCTCAAGGGCATCGAGGCGCAGAAGCGCAATCAGCAGGCCGTATGGGCGCAGGCGGAGGCCGCGCTGACCCGCAGCCAGGCGCTCAGCACCAATAGTCTCATTTCGCAGACCGATCTTGAGACGGCGCAGGCCGCTGTCGATGCGGCGGCGGCGCAGATCGATCAGCTCGATGCGCAGATCACGCAGTCCGAACTCAGCGTCGAATCGGCCGAGCTCAATCTGTCGCGCACGAAGATCACCGCGCCCAGCGATGGCACGGTGGTTGCGCTGCTTGTCGAGGCTGGGCAGACGGTCAGCGCCAATCAAACCGTGCCGACCATCGTCAAGCTGGCCAATCTCGATACGATGGTGATCAAGGCGGAGATTTCGGAGGCCGACGTGGTGCGCGTCGCGGCGGGGCAGCGGGTGTATTTCACCATTCTGGGCGAGCCTGACGTCAAGATCGATGCGACGCTGCGCGAAGTGGAACCGGCGCCGACCTCGATCAGCTCGGACGACACGACCACGGATGACGCCATCTACTACAATGGCCTGTTCGACGTGCCCAACCCCGATCACAAGCTGCGTATTTCCATGACGGCACAGGTCACCATCGTGCTCGATGAAGTGACCGATGCACTGGTGCTGTCGTCGAGCCTCGTGACCAACACTGACCCGGACGGCAACGCCATGGTCATGGTCTATGACCCGCAGACCGAGCGGTCCGAGCCGCGCCGGGTCGAAGTCGGACTCAACAACAATGTCCTGGCAGAGGTGATCAGCGGCCTGGAAGAGGGCGACCAGGTGATCAGCGGCGGCTCGTCAACTGTTCGTACCGCCAGTCAGCAGGGCGGTGGTGCCGGCATGGGGATGGGCATGATGGGAGGGCCGCCGCGATGA